The window GTGGATGCAATGAATAAAAAAGAGATTGAGAGCAGGATTTTAGATTTGAAGGATGAGTACCTGCAGCTTCAACACAACCTGGAAAAAATGGAGTTGGTAAACGGGAATCTCTCTCCATTGGAAAAACGTCTGATCGAGATTGAAGCTGAACTCCAAGGCCTGAATCAACAGTTGAGGGATTTGAAGGTTAAATGATTAATACCGCGGGGACTAACTGCAGTACCCGCGGCCCCTTTTTTAACTTAATCGGTCATAAATTTGTACCGCAAAATCGTGGCGAGCCCGGCTCCATGCTGGAATTCTCCCTGTATAACAAGTTTCTTTACTTCTTCCATGGTCAATTCATGTAATTCTATTTGTTCGCTGTTTTCTAGCTGTTGCTCTGTTTTCGACAAGCCCGCTGCAGCAAAAAGGAAAACTTCCTCCGCAGTCGATCCTGCCGACGGGTAAAAGCTTCCCAGTTCAAGCCAGTGCTCTGCCACGTATCCTGTTTCCTCTTCCAGCTCTTTCTCAGCCGTTTGAATAGGCTTGCTATGTACATCTTCAATCGTCCCGGCAGGAAGCTCCCACTGCCATTTCTTAATAGCATGCCGATACTGCTTCAAACAAACAATTTTATGATCCTTTGTAATTGGAAGGATACAAACGCCCTTTCCAAAGCCTAAATACGAAAACGTCTTTTCATC is drawn from Bacillus sp. FJAT-18017 and contains these coding sequences:
- a CDS encoding SE1832 family protein, with protein sequence MNKKEIESRILDLKDEYLQLQHNLEKMELVNGNLSPLEKRLIEIEAELQGLNQQLRDLKVK
- a CDS encoding NUDIX hydrolase, producing MTWKIAHSLQTNIDRFKITVDRVVLPDGDEKTFSYLGFGKGVCILPITKDHKIVCLKQYRHAIKKWQWELPAGTIEDVHSKPIQTAEKELEEETGYVAEHWLELGSFYPSAGSTAEEVFLFAAAGLSKTEQQLENSEQIELHELTMEEVKKLVIQGEFQHGAGLATILRYKFMTD